The following coding sequences lie in one Mesorhizobium sp. NZP2298 genomic window:
- a CDS encoding META domain-containing protein, with amino-acid sequence MTVIRLVLTRAQKNMVGWRSWEVAILSGKSCSPFRIAVPFLAFCLAVADSAEAATLTARGNEPGWQVVVSDKAISFRALEGETFTIEPVPQPTTQDVTDVYTATVDGRHFTLTIAEAVCADTMTGMPYPKTATVTVDDRKLAGCAGEPADLLRGDWPVEMIAGSALVAGSQPNLAFDQDGSIHGNGSCNRFLGKFTVSGEGLTISETGASMMMCDQPLMDQERNLLAALEAVRRFEVASTGQLRLLGKDGQTLVSLGK; translated from the coding sequence TTGACCGTCATTCGGCTGGTACTGACCCGCGCTCAGAAAAATATGGTCGGCTGGCGATCATGGGAGGTAGCAATTCTGTCCGGAAAATCGTGCTCCCCCTTCAGGATCGCCGTGCCATTCTTGGCCTTCTGCCTTGCAGTCGCAGACAGTGCCGAGGCTGCCACCTTGACGGCGCGCGGCAACGAACCCGGTTGGCAAGTCGTGGTGTCCGACAAGGCGATTTCCTTTCGTGCCCTGGAGGGAGAGACCTTCACGATTGAACCGGTGCCGCAGCCCACAACACAGGACGTTACCGATGTATACACCGCGACTGTTGATGGCCGACACTTCACGCTGACGATTGCGGAAGCGGTATGCGCCGACACGATGACGGGAATGCCATATCCGAAAACCGCGACCGTGACGGTGGATGACCGCAAGTTGGCAGGGTGCGCCGGCGAACCGGCAGACCTGCTCCGCGGGGATTGGCCTGTCGAAATGATAGCCGGATCGGCCCTTGTCGCGGGATCCCAGCCCAACCTTGCCTTCGATCAGGACGGAAGCATCCACGGGAATGGCTCGTGCAACCGATTTCTTGGCAAATTCACCGTGAGCGGGGAAGGTTTGACGATTTCAGAGACGGGCGCATCCATGATGATGTGCGATCAACCGCTCATGGACCAGGAGCGCAATCTTCTGGCCGCCCTCGAAGCGGTTCGTCGCTTCGAGGTCGCATCGACAGGGCAATTGCGGCTTCTCGGCAAGGACGGCCAGACGCTCGTAAGCCTGGGGAAATAG
- a CDS encoding helix-turn-helix domain-containing protein has translation MPPAEQFDFFRTWYAGVAEMQLLRAEQPLFPAHHQVWQLGDLALGTIEVPGSGYDVRWEHRKRPLLDHWVLSAPVARSRGGKMPPGKPRLRCLALPDVAVIHDDLTVTLFLPRTWPATRSSKIEASDATLAFLAHYAILLYRSLPNLKEGDLPHIVTATANLFAAALTPSKDHLAAAQGPADAVTIARIAKTIVERLTDPDLTPAKLCRAAGISRSRLYRIFEPAGGVANYVRRKRLLKTRDALANSSDRRTISSIAEAWGFTDPSTYSRMFKLEFGVSPKEARELGWQGIKHSTWLSIDQPIDGVGTLGTLLINNSLGLSLSSKR, from the coding sequence GTGCCTCCAGCCGAACAGTTCGATTTCTTCCGGACCTGGTACGCCGGGGTTGCCGAGATGCAGCTTCTTCGTGCCGAACAGCCCCTGTTCCCGGCCCATCATCAGGTGTGGCAATTGGGAGATCTGGCACTGGGCACAATCGAAGTTCCCGGTTCCGGCTACGACGTCCGATGGGAGCATCGCAAGCGGCCGCTGCTGGACCATTGGGTCCTGTCCGCGCCGGTTGCACGATCCCGTGGCGGGAAGATGCCCCCTGGAAAGCCCCGCCTGCGGTGCCTGGCCCTGCCCGATGTCGCGGTGATCCACGATGACCTGACCGTCACGCTCTTCCTGCCGCGCACATGGCCGGCGACCCGCTCGTCAAAAATCGAAGCGAGCGACGCGACGTTGGCCTTCCTGGCCCACTACGCCATCCTTCTCTACCGCTCTCTCCCCAATCTGAAGGAAGGAGACCTGCCGCACATCGTCACGGCGACCGCCAATCTCTTCGCGGCGGCACTGACGCCCTCAAAGGATCATCTCGCGGCCGCGCAGGGACCGGCAGACGCCGTCACCATCGCGCGCATCGCCAAAACCATCGTGGAAAGGCTGACCGACCCCGATCTGACGCCCGCCAAGCTGTGCCGCGCGGCCGGCATCTCACGCTCGCGCCTCTATCGGATTTTCGAGCCGGCGGGCGGAGTGGCCAACTATGTGCGCCGCAAGCGGCTGCTCAAGACACGCGATGCCCTGGCCAACAGTTCGGACAGGCGCACGATCTCCAGCATTGCCGAGGCATGGGGCTTCACCGATCCCTCCACCTACAGCCGGATGTTCAAATTGGAGTTCGGCGTGTCTCCCAAGGAGGCGCGCGAGCTCGGATGGCAAGGCATCAAGCACTCCACCTGGCTGAGCATCGACCAGCCGATCGACGGTGTCGGCACCCTGGGCACCCTTCTCATCAACAATTCCCTGGGGCTGTCACTTTCTTCCAAGCGATGA
- a CDS encoding helix-turn-helix domain-containing protein, giving the protein MQARIISGSARIGTTEPLRCAVDIDTSSAPPAEQFDLYRSWHANIADIELLRDKFGSFAARERVWQLGGLVLACIEYPGTGYHRRWSSKKNPVFDHWLLCVPQTIPSDGGQPRTGPLRWQCLATPHQGQGEDDGVICLFLPRDFAFSQPFTLDIRQEMAAFVADYILLLYHSLPNRTENDVPYIAAATTSLLAACISPSRDHFSEAQEPIDSVIMARANKLIAARLADRDLTPERLCQELSISRSRLYRIFEPAGGVSHYIRRQRLLRTRDVLGDSTDGRPISSIAEEWGFVDPSTYSRTFRREFGISPKEAREAGWLGIKHPPLAERPNDDRPSLNSLLASNYLLGRQL; this is encoded by the coding sequence ATGCAGGCACGCATTATCAGCGGAAGCGCCAGGATCGGCACCACGGAGCCTCTGAGGTGCGCCGTCGACATCGACACCTCTTCGGCGCCGCCCGCTGAACAGTTCGACCTCTATCGAAGCTGGCACGCCAACATTGCCGACATCGAATTGCTCCGGGACAAGTTCGGTTCGTTCGCCGCGCGCGAGCGGGTGTGGCAGCTGGGCGGCCTCGTCCTGGCCTGCATCGAATATCCCGGAACCGGCTATCATCGCCGCTGGAGCAGCAAGAAGAATCCGGTCTTCGATCATTGGCTTCTCTGCGTGCCGCAAACAATCCCTTCAGACGGCGGGCAACCCCGGACTGGACCGTTGCGCTGGCAGTGCCTGGCGACACCGCATCAGGGTCAGGGCGAGGATGATGGCGTGATTTGCCTGTTCCTTCCGCGAGACTTCGCGTTCTCGCAGCCCTTCACGCTGGACATACGCCAGGAGATGGCGGCGTTCGTCGCCGATTACATCCTGCTGCTTTATCATTCCCTTCCAAACCGCACGGAGAACGACGTTCCCTATATCGCGGCGGCGACCACCAGCCTGCTCGCCGCCTGCATCTCCCCGTCCCGGGATCACTTTTCCGAGGCCCAGGAACCGATCGATTCCGTCATCATGGCCCGCGCCAACAAGCTCATTGCCGCCAGGCTTGCCGATCGGGACCTGACGCCGGAAAGGCTCTGCCAGGAACTCAGCATCTCACGCTCGCGCCTCTATCGGATTTTCGAACCGGCTGGAGGCGTCTCGCACTACATCCGGCGTCAAAGGCTGCTGAGGACAAGGGACGTCCTGGGCGACAGCACGGACGGACGCCCCATCTCCAGCATCGCCGAGGAATGGGGCTTTGTAGACCCTTCCACATACAGCCGAACATTCAGGAGAGAGTTTGGCATCTCACCCAAGGAGGCGCGCGAGGCAGGCTGGCTGGGCATCAAGCATCCGCCCCTGGCCGAGCGACCCAACGACGACAGACCTTCCCTAAACAGCCTTCTGGCCAGCAACTATCTGCTTGGCCGCCAACTGTAG
- a CDS encoding PfkB family carbohydrate kinase, whose translation MSLTKRRPRIAAVGDNCIDILLPPIGRRLVGGNAVNVAVQLARLGAEVSYYGAVGKDDQGGQVASALIGNGVGVDHLVQRPMVTSHTVISVDADGDRHMDFEDFGACDGYAPDAAAFGELLSMDHVHIGWLNDGGDLRRRLAGASVSVSQDVSVNADPRHLGVDGLTVVFASCRGDHGQAAVQAADLLARGARNAVVTRGAAGSSIFWAGSAFERPAEPVIPLDTTGAGDSFAAGFMFGILTGQSVRDASDLAARAASATCLHLGGFPQ comes from the coding sequence GTGTCGCTTACTAAGCGCCGTCCGCGCATCGCCGCCGTCGGCGACAACTGTATCGACATCCTCTTGCCACCCATTGGCCGGCGCCTGGTGGGGGGCAATGCGGTGAACGTTGCCGTGCAACTGGCGCGGCTCGGCGCGGAAGTCTCCTATTACGGGGCTGTCGGCAAGGATGATCAAGGCGGTCAGGTCGCCTCGGCATTGATCGGCAACGGTGTCGGCGTGGACCATCTGGTCCAGCGGCCGATGGTCACCTCCCATACCGTTATCTCGGTCGATGCGGACGGTGACCGGCACATGGACTTCGAGGATTTTGGCGCGTGCGATGGTTATGCGCCTGATGCCGCCGCTTTTGGCGAACTCCTGAGCATGGACCACGTTCACATCGGTTGGCTCAACGACGGCGGTGATCTGCGCAGGCGGCTCGCCGGGGCGAGTGTATCGGTCTCGCAAGATGTTTCCGTCAATGCCGATCCGCGGCATCTCGGTGTCGACGGGTTGACCGTCGTCTTTGCGTCCTGCCGTGGGGACCACGGCCAGGCCGCCGTCCAGGCGGCTGATCTCCTGGCTCGTGGAGCGCGCAATGCCGTCGTGACGAGAGGAGCTGCGGGCAGCTCGATCTTCTGGGCCGGATCGGCCTTCGAGCGCCCCGCTGAGCCGGTCATTCCGCTTGATACAACCGGCGCCGGAGACAGTTTCGCCGCGGGCTTCATGTTCGGCATCTTGACCGGGCAATCGGTGCGCGACGCCTCTGATCTCGCCGCCAGGGCAGCTTCGGCCACCTGCCTGCACCTGGGCGGATTCCCGCAATAG
- a CDS encoding SIS domain-containing protein: MLNFDRERFLKIQSGAVALADGLEKTIGRLIEAGAPNIHFLGAGGAAILMQPAVQLLRRKSTFPVFSDNLAELMAGSSVNLTKGSIVILPSLSGTTKESVEFLDFAKSQGATILTLVGHANTPLGRAGDHVFVNFAADDTSSESFYMQSLIVALAVMKHRGELDNYDALLTEMKQMPQVLLAMKEAFEPQAAEFARTMAASDYHIFTGAGNVWPEAFYFGMCILEEMQWIRTRPVHASDFFHGTLELVEKGVSVVLLKGEDVARPLADRVERFVPQVGGSLTVLDTASLPARNISAELRGLMSPAFLATVLERAAAHLEVLRNHPLTTRRYYRRVAY, encoded by the coding sequence ATGCTGAATTTCGACAGGGAACGCTTTCTGAAGATCCAATCGGGTGCCGTTGCCCTTGCGGATGGACTCGAGAAGACCATTGGCCGCCTGATCGAGGCGGGCGCGCCGAACATTCATTTCCTCGGGGCTGGCGGTGCGGCCATCCTCATGCAGCCGGCCGTGCAACTCCTCAGGCGCAAGAGTACGTTCCCGGTCTTCTCGGACAATCTCGCGGAACTCATGGCCGGCAGCTCGGTCAACCTGACCAAGGGTTCGATTGTGATCCTGCCTTCGCTCTCGGGCACCACAAAGGAGAGCGTCGAGTTTCTCGACTTTGCCAAGAGCCAGGGAGCGACGATCCTGACCCTCGTCGGCCATGCAAATACGCCGCTGGGCAGGGCCGGCGACCATGTCTTTGTCAATTTCGCGGCTGACGACACATCATCCGAAAGCTTTTACATGCAGTCGCTGATCGTGGCGCTGGCAGTGATGAAGCATCGCGGTGAACTCGATAATTACGACGCGTTGTTGACCGAGATGAAGCAAATGCCGCAGGTCCTGCTGGCCATGAAGGAGGCCTTCGAGCCGCAGGCCGCCGAGTTCGCGAGAACGATGGCTGCGAGCGACTACCACATCTTTACCGGCGCTGGTAACGTCTGGCCCGAAGCCTTCTATTTCGGCATGTGCATCCTGGAAGAGATGCAGTGGATCAGGACGCGTCCCGTTCATGCGTCCGACTTTTTCCACGGTACGCTCGAACTCGTCGAAAAAGGGGTCAGCGTGGTGCTGCTCAAGGGCGAGGATGTGGCGCGACCTCTGGCCGACCGCGTTGAGCGCTTCGTACCGCAGGTCGGCGGCAGCCTCACTGTGCTCGATACGGCCAGCCTGCCGGCTCGGAACATCTCGGCGGAGCTTCGCGGCCTGATGTCGCCGGCCTTCCTCGCAACCGTGCTCGAACGCGCCGCGGCCCATCTGGAAGTGCTGCGCAACCATCCGCTGACAACCCGGCGCTACTATCGTCGTGTCGCTTACTAA
- a CDS encoding GntR family transcriptional regulator gives MLENGRTGKTVALQLRDQIRALIMETGVRPGGKIPTEAEIKETFGGSRPTIREALKLLEQDGLIRVEHGRGRYLTAAGSLHVDRPITKFESITQMAGHYGYALENKLLSIQEEKPQRDIMRLLGLEAGQTIIRLERLRLHEREPVVYCLDFVRRDVVSDRIFDVDWSGSLLDVLEGYGARPRMSSAMVRAELLPQDVIERHDLRDFGPALVIEETTFTDSGLSVSHAVDFHKGSHFAFSLLRK, from the coding sequence ATGCTGGAGAACGGACGCACCGGCAAAACGGTGGCGCTACAGCTCAGGGATCAAATACGGGCCCTTATCATGGAGACGGGAGTACGGCCGGGTGGGAAGATCCCGACCGAAGCGGAGATCAAGGAGACCTTCGGTGGCTCAAGGCCGACCATCCGCGAAGCGCTCAAATTGCTTGAACAGGATGGTCTCATCCGCGTGGAGCATGGTCGCGGCCGTTACCTGACCGCGGCCGGTTCGCTACATGTCGACCGACCAATCACCAAATTCGAGAGCATCACACAGATGGCAGGGCATTACGGTTATGCCTTGGAAAACAAGCTCTTATCGATCCAGGAGGAGAAACCGCAGCGCGATATCATGCGCCTTCTCGGCCTCGAGGCAGGCCAGACGATTATCCGCCTTGAGCGCCTGCGGCTGCATGAGCGCGAGCCTGTCGTCTATTGCCTCGATTTCGTGCGCCGCGACGTCGTCAGCGACCGAATCTTCGACGTCGACTGGTCCGGCTCATTGCTGGATGTCCTGGAGGGCTACGGGGCACGGCCCCGTATGTCGTCGGCAATGGTGCGGGCGGAATTGCTGCCGCAGGACGTCATCGAGCGGCACGACCTTCGCGACTTCGGTCCGGCGCTCGTCATCGAGGAAACCACGTTCACGGATTCGGGCCTGTCGGTGAGCCATGCGGTTGATTTCCACAAGGGCAGCCACTTTGCTTTCAGCTTGCTCAGAAAATAG
- a CDS encoding M20 family metallopeptidase: MLPEAISLLRRLVATNSINPLFPGIRREDVIGGETACGAMLADHLSRFGFASETVAHDPERKNTVMRKSGTGGGRSLFINGHVDTVAPFRPSEWLDGNPWSATIKDGRLYGLGSTDMKSGLVAAALAASALDAAGVRLKGELQIHAVVGEETMSHELGTSSVLDAGFGGDAAIVVEPTSQPRPLSVTAVSAGNFNLQIDVKGYGTHSGNRGPSIRAGGEGNAAGVNAVEKAMLVVQALQQLEQEWGITKSHPAFPAGIFSMVPGVFHGDAGVPSVGYLAESATVGYLVWYPPNERPAAIRAEIENHVHHASQLDSWLRHNPPVFRWESHWPVFDTSTDHPLIQSLVADRADVLGALPAGLAQTHSFNAVCDASFIAEKGIPVAAMGPGDLRCAHAVNEFVQLTEVSDCARILARTMMRWCGVA, encoded by the coding sequence ATGCTGCCCGAAGCGATCTCGCTCCTGCGGCGCCTGGTCGCGACCAACAGCATAAATCCGCTATTCCCCGGAATCCGCCGGGAAGACGTGATCGGCGGAGAGACTGCCTGCGGCGCGATGCTTGCCGATCATCTGTCCCGGTTCGGCTTTGCGTCCGAGACCGTTGCTCACGATCCGGAGCGCAAGAACACCGTCATGCGCAAATCAGGTACCGGCGGCGGGCGGTCGCTGTTCATCAACGGCCATGTCGACACGGTCGCGCCGTTCCGGCCATCCGAATGGCTCGACGGCAATCCCTGGTCGGCCACAATCAAGGATGGCCGCCTCTACGGCCTCGGCTCGACCGATATGAAATCCGGCCTCGTCGCCGCAGCACTCGCCGCCTCCGCGCTTGATGCGGCCGGCGTAAGACTGAAGGGCGAACTCCAGATCCATGCGGTCGTCGGCGAAGAAACAATGAGCCACGAGCTTGGCACCTCGTCGGTTCTCGATGCGGGTTTCGGCGGCGACGCCGCGATCGTCGTCGAGCCCACTTCGCAGCCACGGCCGCTTTCGGTGACCGCTGTGTCGGCCGGAAACTTCAACCTGCAGATCGACGTCAAGGGCTACGGCACGCATTCCGGCAATCGCGGTCCTTCGATCCGGGCGGGCGGCGAAGGCAACGCCGCGGGTGTCAATGCCGTCGAAAAGGCGATGCTGGTCGTACAGGCCTTGCAGCAGCTCGAGCAGGAATGGGGCATCACCAAGTCGCACCCCGCCTTTCCAGCCGGCATCTTCTCCATGGTGCCCGGTGTCTTCCACGGCGACGCCGGCGTGCCGAGCGTGGGATATCTCGCCGAATCCGCGACCGTTGGCTACCTCGTCTGGTATCCGCCGAACGAAAGGCCCGCGGCGATCCGTGCCGAGATCGAGAACCACGTGCACCATGCATCGCAGCTCGACAGTTGGCTACGGCATAATCCGCCGGTCTTCCGCTGGGAGAGCCACTGGCCGGTTTTCGATACGTCGACTGACCATCCCCTCATCCAGTCGCTGGTGGCGGATCGCGCCGACGTGCTCGGCGCACTGCCGGCCGGATTGGCGCAGACCCATTCCTTCAACGCCGTTTGCGACGCTTCCTTCATCGCGGAGAAAGGCATCCCGGTTGCCGCCATGGGCCCGGGAGACCTGCGCTGCGCGCATGCGGTGAACGAATTCGTGCAGTTGACCGAAGTCTCCGACTGCGCGCGCATTCTCGCCCGAACGATGATGAGGTGGTGCGGTGTGGCTTGA
- a CDS encoding ATP-binding cassette domain-containing protein — protein sequence MVSPILEARDVYKSYGHVRSLQGASLELYPAEIVALIGDNGAGKSTLTRALSGVTRIDRGEILIDGQPITFQSPQDAREHGIETVYQDLALAVDLSPAENIYLGREIPRAGILGKLGFMDRRAMLGETERRFKDLGVNLKDIRGAVANLSGGQRQGVAVARALIWAKRVVFMDEPTAALGVAQTRNVLSLIQRVRDQGVSVVLISHSMPDVLAVSDRIVVLRHGATVAQFNRGEAKSDDLVAAMTGSLQMEGLAQ from the coding sequence ATGGTATCTCCGATTCTCGAAGCGCGGGACGTCTACAAGAGCTACGGCCATGTCCGTTCGCTCCAAGGCGCCAGTCTTGAACTCTATCCCGCGGAGATCGTCGCTCTGATCGGGGACAACGGTGCCGGCAAGTCGACGTTGACGAGAGCACTCTCCGGTGTAACGCGGATCGACAGGGGCGAAATCCTCATCGACGGCCAGCCGATCACCTTCCAGTCCCCCCAGGACGCTCGCGAACACGGGATCGAGACCGTCTATCAGGACCTGGCGCTCGCCGTCGACCTGAGCCCGGCAGAGAATATCTACCTGGGACGCGAGATCCCACGTGCCGGGATCCTCGGCAAACTGGGTTTCATGGATCGGCGTGCCATGCTTGGCGAGACGGAGCGGCGTTTCAAGGATCTGGGCGTAAACCTGAAGGACATACGCGGCGCCGTCGCCAATCTGTCGGGCGGTCAGCGCCAAGGCGTCGCGGTGGCGCGCGCGCTGATCTGGGCCAAGCGCGTCGTGTTCATGGACGAACCAACCGCGGCGCTGGGTGTTGCCCAGACGCGCAACGTCCTGAGTCTGATTCAGAGGGTCCGTGACCAGGGCGTTTCGGTCGTCCTCATCAGTCACTCGATGCCTGACGTGCTTGCGGTTTCCGACCGCATCGTCGTCCTGCGGCACGGTGCGACCGTGGCCCAGTTCAATCGCGGCGAAGCCAAGTCCGACGATCTCGTGGCCGCGATGACCGGCTCGTTGCAGATGGAAGGACTGGCGCAGTGA
- a CDS encoding ABC transporter permease gives MDPTAPEGNSVLRRIMVDRPEMMIIIALVIIVGFFVAVRPDAFLSGINIRNMAIESAMMMFLAVGMTYVIITAGIDLSVGSVLVLSGVCAVMVMRAVGVDHPLAPWIGLAAAMACGTLWGLVNGFFVAKTKLSPLIVTLASMGITLGLARLLSGGVDITGVPRSLVNSVGIGRVMGVPVIFLISAAFAVLAGVILHGTRFGLHTFAIGSNPQAAERAGINVTRHLIVVYAISGFCAGLAGYLTLSRFASTTIAGHSMDNLKAITAVVLGGASLFGGVGTMFGTSIGVLIPVVLASGLVIVGLPSFWQEVAVGIVLLAAVLVDQWRRNSRSR, from the coding sequence ATGGATCCCACAGCGCCAGAAGGAAATTCGGTTCTTCGCCGCATCATGGTCGATCGACCGGAAATGATGATCATCATCGCCCTCGTCATCATCGTGGGCTTTTTCGTCGCCGTGCGGCCGGATGCCTTCCTGAGTGGCATCAATATCCGCAACATGGCGATCGAGTCAGCCATGATGATGTTCCTTGCGGTGGGCATGACCTACGTCATCATAACCGCCGGCATCGACCTCTCGGTCGGCTCCGTTCTGGTACTGTCCGGCGTATGCGCGGTGATGGTCATGCGCGCTGTCGGCGTGGATCATCCGCTAGCGCCCTGGATCGGGCTTGCCGCGGCAATGGCCTGCGGGACGCTCTGGGGGCTGGTGAACGGCTTTTTCGTCGCCAAGACCAAGCTCTCCCCGCTGATCGTCACGCTTGCAAGCATGGGCATCACGCTCGGCCTCGCGCGGTTGCTTTCGGGCGGCGTCGACATCACAGGCGTGCCGCGCTCGCTCGTCAATTCCGTCGGCATCGGCAGGGTAATGGGCGTACCGGTGATCTTTCTGATATCGGCCGCTTTCGCGGTCCTGGCAGGCGTCATTCTCCACGGTACGCGGTTCGGCCTGCATACTTTCGCCATTGGCTCCAACCCGCAGGCGGCCGAGCGCGCCGGCATCAACGTCACGCGTCATTTGATCGTCGTCTACGCGATCTCAGGCTTTTGCGCAGGCTTGGCCGGTTACTTGACGCTTTCGCGTTTCGCCTCGACGACCATCGCCGGACATTCGATGGACAATCTCAAAGCGATCACGGCGGTCGTACTTGGCGGCGCAAGCCTCTTCGGCGGCGTCGGAACAATGTTCGGCACCTCGATCGGCGTCCTGATCCCCGTCGTTCTGGCCTCCGGGCTGGTCATCGTCGGTCTCCCGAGTTTCTGGCAGGAAGTGGCCGTTGGCATCGTCCTGCTTGCCGCTGTCCTCGTCGATCAGTGGAGGCGCAACAGCCGCAGTCGATAA
- a CDS encoding ABC transporter substrate-binding protein, whose translation MKLPRLGMAIAVMAMLAGQSHAQEVRPKVELVLGIQIGFHEAIACGARAAAEKFGADIKIQAAKNYGPADQVPLLNSVLARKPDFIVLDPTNRTSLVAPLMDVVSQGVKVIAIDTTLDDTSMLTARIGTDNVEVGRQLARALAQQIGDKNGKVVMVGSSPGISTVDQRIQGFGEEIAKFKNITFLGTQYAGNEVSQAQNMFSSLLSANPDLVGVASPSENPTMGVAGAIRNAGVADTVSLAGVDASEAEIELLKEGVIDALVIQQPYAMGYQAVEDAVKVANGGAVEKEAATGAIIGTKANIDTPEVSKYLYKGSCI comes from the coding sequence ATGAAATTGCCTCGGTTGGGAATGGCGATAGCCGTGATGGCGATGCTCGCCGGCCAGTCACATGCACAGGAGGTTCGTCCAAAGGTCGAACTCGTTCTCGGTATCCAGATCGGCTTCCACGAAGCCATTGCCTGCGGTGCCCGGGCTGCCGCGGAAAAGTTCGGCGCGGACATCAAGATCCAGGCCGCCAAGAATTACGGTCCGGCAGACCAGGTGCCGCTTCTGAACTCGGTTCTGGCCCGCAAGCCCGACTTCATCGTGCTCGACCCGACCAACCGCACGTCGCTTGTCGCGCCGCTGATGGACGTCGTGAGCCAGGGCGTGAAGGTGATCGCCATCGACACCACGCTCGACGACACCTCGATGCTGACCGCGCGCATCGGCACGGACAATGTCGAAGTGGGCCGCCAGCTCGCCCGCGCGCTTGCCCAGCAGATCGGTGACAAGAATGGCAAGGTCGTAATGGTGGGGTCGAGCCCCGGAATCTCGACGGTCGACCAGCGTATCCAGGGGTTCGGGGAAGAGATCGCGAAATTCAAGAACATCACCTTCCTCGGCACCCAATATGCCGGCAACGAGGTGTCGCAGGCGCAGAACATGTTCTCGTCGCTGCTCTCGGCCAATCCGGATCTGGTCGGTGTCGCCTCCCCTTCCGAGAACCCCACGATGGGCGTTGCCGGCGCCATCCGCAATGCCGGCGTGGCGGACACCGTTTCTCTTGCTGGCGTCGACGCCAGCGAAGCCGAGATCGAGCTTCTCAAGGAGGGTGTGATCGACGCACTGGTCATACAGCAACCCTATGCGATGGGATATCAGGCTGTCGAAGACGCCGTAAAAGTCGCCAACGGCGGCGCGGTGGAGAAGGAAGCCGCCACCGGTGCGATCATTGGAACCAAGGCCAATATCGATACGCCTGAAGTCTCCAAGTACCTCTACAAGGGCAGTTGCATCTGA